One Bacteroidota bacterium genomic window, TGCGTGACAGGGGGCTTCACCTCTTCGCTTCTCGGGGTCGACTCCGGTTGTGATATTTCGATGCTCGGAGTTGTGGGCGGTTCGGAGACTGTAGCGGAGGCTTGCGCGGTTGCTGTTTTCTGTTCGGAGATTACCGGCGCGGCAGGAGACAAACCCGCAACGTATTTCGAGTCGGGGTAATCCCGCTTCAACTGTTCGAGCTTCAGGTCTGCCGTCCGAAACAGCCCGATTGCATAGTAGAACTTGTACACTCTGTGCAGCGCATCGTCGGCCCATTCACTCGTCGGATGATTGTCGACGATATTCTGATACAAACGAACCGCCTCTGCTCCGTCCGTTGTCATCAATGCCTGCAGGTACAACACGCCGGGATTCTTCGGATGTTGATTCAGAAGAGACGGAAGCTCGTTGCGGACAAGATCGGCTTGTCCGTTTTCGATCAGGGCGATATAGGTTTCGATGTTCGGCGATTGCGCAAACGACGCAACGCCGGTCAATGCCACCAATGTCAAGATCACGATACTCAGCTTCATTGTGTCACCATCTCCGTCATGAATCCCGTCTTCAAATCAGAATGAGAACCCGCCCGTTTCCCGAACAGCGTTGCCGGGTTGCAGCGTTCGATCAAAATATCAACGTACTCGCCCGACGCTTCGCCGTTTTTCGAGAAGATGACGGTTCTGTTGGTGTCCGTTCGTCCCGTCCACTCTTCATCCGATTTCTTGCTCGGGCCTTCGACGAGAACCTGCTCGACTTTTCCGATCAGTTTCTGATTCAATTCCTGTGAGATTTTCTGCTGAAGCTGGGAGATTTCAAATACTCGCTGTCCCTTTACATCTTCGGGGATG contains:
- a CDS encoding SPOR domain-containing protein, encoding MKLSIVILTLVALTGVASFAQSPNIETYIALIENGQADLVRNELPSLLNQHPKNPGVLYLQALMTTDGAEAVRLYQNIVDNHPTSEWADDALHRVYKFYYAIGLFRTADLKLEQLKRDYPDSKYVAGLSPAAPVISEQKTATAQASATVSEPPTTPSIEISQPESTPRSEEVKPPVTQPPASPGRFTLQVGAFSTYENADKQKSFFTYHNYPAEVAQKSSGGRELFVVYVGSYSTDADARATGDAIRREFNMNYIIVIR